A stretch of the Myxosarcina sp. GI1 genome encodes the following:
- a CDS encoding antibiotic biosynthesis monooxygenase: MITLVNVFTVSPQNQTQALQNIQQVYQEVVSSRSGFISANLLKSSDGKRVTAIAYWESEADLQAMRSTQKFKNMISSSEFEAAIISNEGHVYNETIAIDK; this comes from the coding sequence ATGATAACTCTGGTAAATGTTTTTACAGTTTCGCCACAAAATCAAACTCAAGCTCTACAAAATATTCAGCAAGTTTATCAGGAAGTAGTAAGCTCTCGATCGGGTTTTATTTCTGCTAACTTACTTAAAAGCAGCGATGGCAAGCGAGTTACAGCAATCGCCTATTGGGAAAGCGAAGCAGATCTACAAGCAATGCGATCGACCCAGAAATTTAAAAACATGATAAGTAGTTCGGAGTTTGAAGCAGCAATTATCTCTAATGAAGGTCATGTCTATAACGAAACGATCGCGATCGATAAATAA
- a CDS encoding transketolase: protein MTVATNVPAFCQGIQHFQDTLPGFDKYGRXPAIKKGDLAIASPSDKAAVYQTMLAADALRYLTLQTTASKESGHPGGFASIADTIAALVMLGYKNIMTEVGHHAPGFYSNVFLDTSLEAMGISTVQDMRDRFREMHGLLGHLSGQIPGLLSPAGPLGQGQHFAMAAAKLHPEVLFPITIGDGGIGEPYVMSSFGHFKTAYPQVTNFLPILVWNGYSQEHHSMVSTQTNDEMIAYWTGNGFTEVILVDAKEYDDSNQTSDYVDSTLFSFEQRLAFTQAILEGVDKAAKSALGGKLTVLIVKQLKGTGVHKRGAQSHNLYSGDDVEKDYIVNALKARALTPAAWELVRTNYLRAGGGAAVDTVVTEEEYPLPDLGDLPLKEYEVGGEKQVATTAMGAIAAYVGQQDPDFIVANADGNAASGINNINVALKILHPTTDETYFQQPKGQVYEPLSEDACSGLAAAQALMGARSLWCSYESFAVNGLPIWQTVTQAMAELRHPTPSTVTLFTAGALEQGRNGWTHQRPEIENYFAAMMRNGNIFPLFPCDVNSIQACYEWALATKNKGVTITASKSPLPVRTTFEQTREALAKGAVVLQETSGDKKVVFAVIGDMTLLPVFEAAAQLESQGIGSKIVSVISPRRLYRPTDVAWQEASESEGNFLSDADFESLFAGDALIGVTGGSSAMLEPVMLRSTSKRDLFAWKRGETASSAGQVMDFNGITAENFVKRSQELLG, encoded by the coding sequence ATGACCGTTGCAACTAACGTTCCCGCTTTTTGTCAGGGGATCCAACATTTTCAAGACACTTTACCTGGTTTTGATAAATATGGTAGAGAMCCAGCCATAAAAAAAGGAGATTTGGCGATCGCTTCACCCTCAGATAAAGCCGCCGTCTATCAAACCATGTTGGCAGCCGATGCCCTGCGCTATTTAACCCTACAAACTACCGCCAGCAAAGAGTCTGGGCATCCAGGGGGCTTTGCCAGTATTGCCGACACTATCGCCGCTCTGGTAATGTTGGGCTATAAAAATATTATGACCGAAGTAGGACATCACGCTCCTGGTTTCTATAGCAACGTCTTTTTAGATACTTCCTTAGAAGCGATGGGTATTAGTACCGTCCAGGATATGCGCGATCGCTTTCGGGAAATGCACGGGCTTTTGGGGCATTTATCGGGACAAATTCCAGGGTTACTCAGCCCCGCAGGACCTTTGGGACAGGGACAACATTTTGCGATGGCAGCGGCAAAACTCCATCCAGAAGTACTATTTCCCATTACTATTGGCGATGGCGGTATTGGCGAACCTTACGTAATGAGCAGCTTTGGTCATTTTAAAACTGCCTATCCCCAGGTAACTAACTTTTTACCCATCCTGGTGTGGAATGGTTATTCTCAAGAACACCACAGCATGGTTTCGACTCAAACCAATGATGAGATGATTGCTTACTGGACGGGTAACGGTTTTACCGAAGTTATTCTAGTCGATGCCAAAGAATACGACGACAGTAACCAAACCAGCGATTATGTTGATAGTACCCTGTTTTCCTTCGAGCAGAGATTGGCGTTTACCCAGGCAATACTAGAAGGTGTAGATAAAGCTGCTAAGTCGGCATTAGGTGGCAAACTAACCGTTTTAATCGTCAAGCAGCTAAAGGGAACTGGAGTACACAAACGTGGCGCACAGTCTCACAACCTGTACTCTGGTGACGACGTAGAAAAAGATTATATAGTTAATGCTTTAAAAGCCAGGGCTTTAACTCCTGCTGCCTGGGAACTAGTGAGAACTAACTATCTTCGTGCTGGTGGCGGTGCGGCAGTAGACACTGTAGTTACCGAAGAAGAGTATCCCTTACCAGATTTAGGAGACTTACCTTTAAAAGAATATGAGGTAGGAGGAGAAAAACAAGTCGCTACTACGGCAATGGGCGCGATCGCGGCTTATGTAGGACAACAAGACCCAGACTTTATCGTTGCCAACGCCGATGGTAATGCGGCATCGGGGATAAATAACATTAATGTCGCCTTAAAAATACTCCATCCCACTACCGATGAAACTTACTTCCAACAGCCCAAAGGTCAAGTTTACGAACCCCTTAGTGAAGATGCCTGTTCTGGTTTGGCTGCGGCACAAGCTTTGATGGGGGCGCGAAGTCTCTGGTGTTCTTACGAATCTTTTGCTGTCAACGGTTTACCTATTTGGCAAACGGTTACACAGGCAATGGCAGAATTACGCCATCCGACTCCTTCTACCGTTACCTTATTTACCGCAGGGGCATTAGAACAGGGGCGTAACGGTTGGACTCATCAACGTCCCGAAATTGAAAACTATTTTGCTGCCATGATGCGTAATGGCAATATCTTTCCTCTATTTCCCTGCGATGTCAACAGTATTCAGGCTTGTTACGAGTGGGCTTTGGCAACTAAAAATAAGGGTGTTACCATTACTGCCAGTAAATCTCCTTTACCCGTTCGCACCACTTTCGAGCAAACTAGAGAAGCTTTAGCTAAAGGCGCAGTTGTCTTACAAGAAACCTCTGGAGATAAAAAAGTTGTCTTTGCCGTCATTGGTGATATGACTTTGCTTCCCGTTTTTGAAGCGGCAGCGCAGTTAGAGTCACAGGGTATTGGTTCTAAAATCGTTTCGGTAATTAGTCCTCGTCGCCTCTATCGTCCCACTGATGTCGCCTGGCAGGAAGCTAGTGAGTCTGAAGGTAACTTCCTCAGCGATGCTGATTTTGAATCTCTCTTTGCTGGCGACGCTTTAATTGGCGTTACAGGCGGCTCTAGTGCCATGCTAGAACCCGTAATGCTGCGTAGCACTAGCAAGCGCGATCTCTTTGCCTGGAAACGAGGCGAAACCGCCAGTAGTGCGGGGCAAGTTATGGACTTCAACGGTATCACTGCCGAAAACTTTGTCAAGCGATCGCAAGAATTGCTCGGTTAA
- a CDS encoding cell wall metabolism sensor histidine kinase WalK, which yields MNVLFRSTRIRLALWYAAVTAVLLLLFATGVYFYVRNTLIDRIDDTLNHVVEVVDRSLVIQPLAATRGSYGVNVDASFSRNVNGVEDDRIELEWFDPQKQLLWTTFEEPIDFPLHPNRKGETVYLSGDRSLRQIVQQVELEHRVLGYLRVSHPWFEVTKPIRQLTQDLIVGICLMVLSTAGIGWWLSGIAIEPIINSYSSLKQFTADASHELRNPIATIQTNVQMALAYPEAEPQLQQRQLKIIERLTQKLGSLVNDLLFLARSDSGMVELEWQTVPLDALLIEVIEEQRIAAEQKHLFLGLHIVEPESDNNLVDEEMFTVKGDWNQLSRLFTNLIANAIEHTASDSSNTHTESETDPSKKNQTGAVEIELSLIKKGSKTIRVRETKNQNYLQVKIKDTGSGIPEAAIPHIFDRFYRVDSSRSNQRNIATSTGAGLGLAIACAIVENHRGQIKVESAIAKGTTFTVTLPQA from the coding sequence ATGAATGTATTATTTCGCTCGACTCGGATTCGTTTGGCTTTGTGGTATGCAGCGGTAACAGCCGTTTTACTTTTGCTGTTTGCTACTGGTGTATATTTTTACGTCCGCAATACTTTAATCGATCGCATCGATGACACTCTCAATCATGTTGTCGAAGTAGTAGATCGTTCTTTAGTAATTCAACCTCTTGCTGCTACAAGAGGCAGCTATGGCGTTAATGTCGATGCCAGCTTTAGTCGCAATGTCAACGGTGTTGAGGACGATCGCATCGAGTTAGAATGGTTCGATCCTCAAAAACAATTGCTGTGGACTACCTTTGAAGAACCGATTGATTTTCCTCTCCATCCCAATCGTAAAGGAGAAACAGTTTATTTATCTGGCGATCGCAGTTTACGCCAAATCGTCCAGCAAGTCGAGCTAGAACATCGAGTACTAGGATATCTACGAGTAAGTCATCCCTGGTTTGAAGTTACCAAACCGATCCGTCAGTTAACCCAGGATTTGATAGTGGGAATTTGTTTGATGGTGTTATCGACAGCAGGAATTGGCTGGTGGTTATCGGGAATCGCGATCGAGCCAATTATTAACTCTTATTCTAGTCTCAAGCAATTTACTGCCGATGCTTCACACGAATTACGCAATCCCATTGCCACAATTCAAACCAATGTCCAAATGGCACTGGCTTATCCAGAGGCAGAACCCCAACTACAGCAAAGGCAGCTAAAGATAATCGAACGTCTGACGCAAAAGTTAGGTAGTTTGGTTAACGATCTGTTATTTCTAGCTCGTTCTGATAGCGGTATGGTCGAGCTAGAGTGGCAGACAGTACCATTAGATGCTCTGCTAATCGAAGTCATCGAAGAACAGAGAATTGCTGCCGAACAGAAACATTTGTTTTTAGGTTTGCATATTGTCGAACCAGAAAGCGACAACAACCTTGTCGATGAAGAGATGTTTACAGTTAAAGGAGATTGGAATCAACTATCGAGACTATTTACCAACTTGATTGCCAATGCGATCGAACACACTGCTTCTGATTCATCTAACACTCATACAGAAAGCGAAACCGATCCTTCTAAGAAAAATCAGACAGGAGCGGTAGAAATAGAATTAAGTTTAATTAAAAAAGGTTCTAAAACGATTCGAGTTAGAGAAACCAAAAATCAAAATTATTTACAGGTAAAAATAAAAGACACGGGAAGCGGTATTCCCGAAGCAGCTATACCCCATATTTTCGATCGCTTTTATCGTGTCGATTCATCTCGCAGCAATCAGCGCAACATTGCCACATCAACAGGTGCGGGGTTGGGACTGGCAATTGCCTGCGCTATTGTCGAAAATCATCGAGGACAAATTAAAGTCGAAAGCGCGATCGCTAAAGGTACGACTTTTACAGTTACTTTACCTCAAGCATAA
- a CDS encoding 3'(2'),5'-bisphosphate nucleotidase CysQ: MNDIQPELANILDLARSVAWGAADILSSYYHDDTEGDLEIKDKKDGPVTKADLAANHYILERLQTELGKEKFGYLSEETFDVKKAEPIAKSWVWIIDPLDGTRDFIDKTGEYGMHLALAYEGRPVIGIVAIPEAGKIYFASKDNGTFVETKAGEVKPITVSDRAKIKELYLIVSRTHRDERFQKLIDRLPFKGTKHMGGVGGKISTLLERESDVYISLSGKSAAKDWDFAAPEIILTEAGGEFSYADGNPVYYNQGDVKKWGCIVATNGQCHQALCEKITATIADIDRQ, translated from the coding sequence TTGAACGACATTCAACCCGAATTAGCAAACATCCTCGATCTAGCTCGCTCGGTAGCCTGGGGAGCGGCAGATATTTTAAGCTCTTACTACCACGACGACACGGAAGGAGACTTAGAAATTAAAGACAAAAAAGACGGTCCCGTTACCAAAGCCGATTTAGCAGCAAATCACTATATTTTAGAGCGGTTGCAAACCGAACTGGGCAAAGAAAAATTTGGCTATCTCTCGGAAGAAACTTTTGATGTTAAAAAAGCTGAACCTATAGCTAAATCTTGGGTCTGGATTATCGATCCTCTAGATGGAACGCGAGATTTTATCGATAAAACTGGCGAATATGGAATGCACCTGGCTCTAGCTTATGAAGGTCGTCCTGTAATTGGAATTGTGGCTATTCCCGAAGCAGGTAAAATTTATTTTGCTTCCAAGGACAACGGTACTTTTGTAGAAACCAAAGCTGGAGAAGTCAAGCCGATAACCGTTAGCGATCGCGCCAAGATTAAAGAACTGTATCTAATTGTCAGTCGTACCCATCGCGACGAACGTTTTCAAAAGTTAATCGATCGCCTTCCTTTTAAAGGTACCAAACATATGGGCGGCGTTGGGGGCAAAATTTCTACTCTTCTAGAACGCGAGTCTGACGTTTACATCTCTCTATCGGGTAAATCTGCTGCTAAAGATTGGGACTTTGCCGCACCAGAAATAATTCTTACCGAAGCTGGTGGTGAATTTTCTTATGCCGATGGCAACCCCGTTTATTACAATCAAGGTGATGTCAAAAAATGGGGCTGTATTGTCGCTACTAATGGACAGTGTCATCAGGCTTTATGCGAAAAAATTACTGCAACTATTGCCGATATAGATCGACAATAA